From a single Patescibacteria group bacterium genomic region:
- a CDS encoding DUF5011 domain-containing protein, which yields MNKKTIKKYMAGFMVIAFLTGTLAPMSLVFAADEKITKGELELKKLTTGKLINFDGEEKVETFSANENLKKSADVKQSQKQNYVEGEVLVKFKEQKINLEQLSGRMKSAWFATGKNLDKKEDIRKSNISVFKTKSDESAEAMVERLKNDSNVEYAEPNYIRQWTSITPNDTDFSKLWGLHNTTNDADIDAPEAWDIFTGSNSVVVAVLDSGIAYNHPDLINNMWNGNTNHGWDFFNDDDNPLDDNGHGTHVAGTIGAEGNNGIGITGVNWDVKLMALKVGSYDGNVGDIVEAIDFAINNGVKIINASFSGSENSQAEYDAIDRFRQAGGIFIAAAGNGGADQIGDNNDSSPQYPADYALDNIISVAATDQNDNLTEWSNYGVAAVDVGAPGVNIYSMVADTNVFSENFEDDIYKVGHGGTDSHWIIGYDGFSKVAYSDSSYPYSPDAYTWLMQKEDLDLSDSSIVGATLGFTIWCDTPISATFDDYIYTSYRSGGSWYYSTKYDELQINLDGGSSWIDNGHTGYYKRYTENISDYLTNDFNFSFDWITDSSIDYNYGCTIDDIVITKYTDGSDENYDYADGTSMAAPHVTGLAALIWGYKSELSYAEVKNVILTTGDNLSSLANKTVTGKRINAFNALNSLIDLTAPELSEVNPVPTLTNDNAPDYTFSSTEAGTINYSGGCVSDTTDAAEGDNAITFNELDDGVYGGCAITVTDANNNESAPLAITTFTIDTTSPVITLSGINPVELLLDEDYTEYGATAEDNIDGDISGEIEIDDSSIDTSTTGTYEVTYNVSDAAGNEADEVIRTVNVGEIPNTPPVMESITLEPNPAYTNTDITATAVASDGNGDIVTFSYQWEKNGENMGDDSDTLLSDNFVKGDTIKVEVIPNDGTIDGDSMESDPITISNSIPTQPTVSISPNPAYANNDLTCTPNGSTDADSDGFNYVYQWYKDDVIQEGYTSNTVLASQIAAGDVWKCSVVADDGEAQSVTGEDSVTILEVPDTTPPIITLIGENTVTLEVGAEYNDAGATATDNVDGDVSVSIIAGGDTVDADTLGTYTITYNVSDSAGNPATEVTRTVNVVDTTAPVITLLGDNPVNLEVGAIYNDAGATASDNYDGNITANIITVNPVNSSIIGAYTVTYNITDSSGNTADEVNRTVNVVDTTVPIITLLGENPFTIAVNSTYEDAGATALDNYDGDLTANIVTVNSVDINNVGAYQVTYNVTDVAGNSAVEVARTVNVVDVSTPIITLLGDNPTTVEFGTEYEDAGATAADDVDGDITDSIVAVNNVDTSILGSYSVTYNVIDSSSNQAPEVVRTVNVVDTVVPVMTLIGDDAVDVEVGYEYNDKGATASDNYDGDITDSIATVNNVDTNTVGTYSVTYNVSDSSGNAATEVIRTVIVGPDLTSPVITLNGGDMNIYDGSTYIDSGATASDNIDGDITGSIVIVDNVDANTVGTYSVTYNVSDIAGNSADEVVRIITVLPVEEEQVMIAADMDISSSFQEILIGSNAPATSNINVPSDATNAKLNVSALMSGTDVTLPTGLTINSETSIGEVNVQIPQSTLISGEAGWTGEINLPQVQENSSVSATPDSGNTATVSSVIEIGFGDTLLNFDKAVRIKITGQAGKYVGYSRNGVFTPITNVCSADSQVVGDALAEGSECKINVGSDLVIWTKHFTKFATYTQTAIPGSGGGGGGGGGGGGVSVITPTNYSVKINSNATSTDNRNVRLTLAATNAVSMAVSNEPTFTGISFETYATTKDWTLSEGVGQKTVYVRFRSSSGVTVNTSVSINLTASVLMPLTPSIASSASQGQVLGEQKFAEGALIRAIGDIDVYIVKYISEKQFKRLILSPSVFNSYQHLEWSDILDIEKSVVDSFATSELVRAVNDDKVYKLYPNGDIGEKCWIETSEVFIENGFDWDAVYEINAFDRDSYITGQNIK from the coding sequence ATGAACAAAAAAACAATAAAAAAATACATGGCGGGGTTTATGGTGATAGCGTTTCTTACGGGAACGCTGGCGCCAATGTCGTTGGTTTTTGCGGCGGATGAAAAAATAACAAAAGGTGAATTAGAATTAAAAAAATTAACAACTGGGAAGTTAATAAATTTTGATGGCGAGGAAAAAGTAGAAACCTTTAGCGCGAATGAGAATTTAAAAAAGTCGGCGGATGTAAAACAATCGCAAAAACAAAATTATGTAGAGGGCGAGGTTTTAGTGAAATTTAAGGAACAGAAAATAAATTTAGAGCAGTTGTCTGGCAGAATGAAATCCGCGTGGTTTGCCACTGGAAAAAATTTAGATAAAAAAGAAGATATTAGAAAAAGTAATATCTCTGTTTTCAAAACAAAAAGTGATGAGTCGGCGGAGGCAATGGTTGAGAGATTAAAGAATGATTCGAATGTAGAATATGCTGAACCGAATTATATACGACAATGGACATCAATAACTCCAAATGATACTGATTTCAGTAAACTATGGGGATTACATAACACAACCAATGATGCTGATATTGATGCTCCAGAGGCATGGGATATTTTTACAGGATCTAATTCTGTTGTTGTGGCGGTTTTAGATTCCGGCATTGCTTATAATCATCCTGATTTGATAAATAATATGTGGAATGGGAACACTAACCATGGTTGGGATTTTTTTAATGATGATGATAATCCACTTGATGATAATGGTCATGGAACTCATGTGGCTGGAACTATTGGAGCTGAAGGCAATAATGGTATTGGCATAACTGGAGTTAATTGGGATGTAAAATTAATGGCATTAAAAGTGGGAAGTTATGATGGTAATGTTGGTGATATCGTAGAAGCAATTGATTTTGCTATAAATAATGGTGTTAAAATAATCAATGCAAGTTTTAGCGGTTCCGAAAATTCACAAGCAGAATATGATGCAATAGACCGTTTTAGACAAGCTGGCGGAATTTTCATCGCGGCGGCTGGGAATGGTGGCGCTGATCAAATTGGTGATAATAACGATTCAAGTCCACAATATCCAGCTGACTATGCTTTGGATAATATTATTTCCGTTGCTGCTACAGATCAAAATGATAATTTAACTGAATGGTCTAACTATGGTGTTGCTGCTGTTGATGTTGGAGCTCCTGGGGTGAATATTTATAGTATGGTTGCGGACACCAATGTTTTTTCTGAAAATTTTGAAGATGATATTTATAAAGTTGGGCATGGCGGTACGGATAGTCATTGGATAATAGGTTATGATGGATTTTCTAAAGTTGCTTATTCTGATAGTTCTTATCCTTATTCGCCAGACGCATATACTTGGTTAATGCAAAAAGAAGATTTAGATCTTTCGGACAGTTCTATTGTTGGAGCTACATTAGGTTTTACTATATGGTGCGATACTCCGATTAGTGCAACTTTTGATGATTATATATATACTTCTTATCGTTCGGGCGGAAGTTGGTATTATTCAACAAAATATGATGAACTACAAATTAATTTAGATGGAGGTAGTAGTTGGATAGACAATGGTCATACGGGTTATTATAAAAGATATACTGAAAATATTTCAGATTACCTTACAAATGATTTTAATTTTAGTTTTGATTGGATTACGGATTCTTCTATCGATTATAACTATGGATGTACAATTGATGATATTGTAATCACAAAATACACCGATGGTTCAGATGAAAATTATGATTATGCCGACGGCACTTCAATGGCCGCTCCTCATGTTACAGGACTGGCGGCTTTGATTTGGGGATATAAATCGGAGCTTTCTTATGCTGAAGTTAAAAATGTTATTTTGACTACTGGGGATAATTTATCTTCTCTTGCTAACAAAACCGTAACCGGAAAAAGAATTAATGCTTTTAACGCTCTCAATTCTTTGATAGATTTAACTGCTCCAGAATTAAGTGAAGTAAATCCAGTGCCAACGCTGACCAATGATAATGCTCCTGATTATACATTCAGTTCAACCGAAGCGGGAACAATCAATTATAGCGGCGGATGCGTTAGTGATACCACCGATGCGGCTGAAGGCGATAACGCAATAACCTTTAATGAGTTAGATGATGGAGTTTATGGTGGATGCGCGATTACAGTAACTGATGCCAACAATAACGAAAGCGCGCCTTTGGCTATAACTACATTTACCATAGACACAACCTCGCCAGTAATTACTTTATCTGGTATTAATCCAGTTGAACTTCTTTTAGATGAGGATTACACAGAATATGGCGCTACTGCCGAAGACAATATTGATGGAGATATTTCAGGGGAAATAGAAATTGACGATAGTTCAATTGATACATCCACAACAGGAACTTATGAAGTAACTTACAATGTTTCAGATGCGGCAGGGAATGAGGCAGATGAAGTAATAAGAACTGTTAATGTTGGCGAGATTCCCAACACTCCGCCAGTAATGGAATCAATAACTTTAGAGCCAAATCCCGCATATACAAATACTGACATTACCGCAACGGCAGTTGCTTCTGATGGTAATGGCGATATAGTTACTTTTTCTTACCAATGGGAAAAGAATGGCGAGAATATGGGAGATGACAGCGATACATTGCTAAGCGATAATTTTGTCAAAGGCGATACAATAAAAGTTGAAGTTATTCCGAATGATGGAACTATTGATGGCGACTCAATGGAATCAGACCCGATAACAATTTCAAACTCAATTCCAACTCAACCAACGGTTTCTATTTCGCCGAATCCAGCTTATGCGAATAATGACTTAACTTGTACTCCAAATGGCTCAACTGACGCTGATAGTGATGGATTTAACTATGTATATCAATGGTATAAAGATGATGTTATTCAAGAAGGTTATACTTCAAACACAGTGCTTGCATCGCAAATTGCCGCAGGCGATGTTTGGAAATGCTCGGTTGTCGCGGATGACGGCGAGGCGCAAAGCGTTACTGGCGAAGATTCCGTTACCATATTGGAAGTTCCGGACACAACCCCGCCAATCATCACTTTGATTGGAGAAAACACAGTAACTTTGGAAGTCGGCGCGGAATACAATGACGCTGGCGCCACCGCGACTGATAATGTTGACGGTGATGTTAGCGTATCCATTATCGCTGGCGGAGATACGGTTGATGCGGACACACTGGGAACTTACACCATAACCTATAATGTTTCGGATAGCGCTGGTAATCCTGCCACAGAAGTAACCCGAACTGTAAATGTAGTTGACACCACCGCACCAGTAATTACTCTACTCGGCGACAACCCAGTTAATCTTGAAGTTGGCGCGATTTATAACGACGCTGGGGCAACAGCCAGTGATAACTATGACGGAAACATTACCGCCAACATAATTACTGTAAATCCTGTTAATTCAAGCATAATCGGCGCGTACACTGTGACTTATAATATTACCGACTCTTCTGGCAATACAGCCGATGAAGTCAACAGAACGGTCAATGTAGTTGATACTACTGTACCGATTATCACATTACTCGGAGAAAATCCTTTCACAATAGCGGTTAATTCGACTTACGAAGATGCCGGTGCCACTGCTCTTGATAACTATGATGGCGATCTAACCGCAAATATTGTAACGGTTAATTCTGTGGATATTAATAATGTTGGTGCCTATCAAGTCACCTACAATGTCACTGATGTCGCAGGTAATTCCGCCGTTGAAGTCGCAAGAACTGTTAATGTGGTGGATGTTTCAACTCCAATTATTACCTTACTCGGCGACAACCCGACAACTGTTGAGTTTGGCACTGAATATGAAGACGCTGGCGCCACTGCCGCGGACGATGTTGACGGCGATATTACTGATAGTATTGTGGCCGTAAATAATGTTGATACAAGTATTTTGGGTTCGTATTCTGTAACCTATAATGTTATTGATTCCTCGAGCAATCAAGCGCCCGAAGTCGTGAGAACTGTAAATGTAGTAGATACTGTAGTTCCTGTTATGACTTTAATTGGGGATGATGCCGTTGATGTTGAAGTTGGCTATGAATATAATGATAAAGGAGCCACTGCTTCCGATAATTACGACGGAGATATTACGGATAGTATAGCGACAGTAAACAATGTTGATACAAATACAGTTGGAACATATTCAGTCACTTATAATGTTTCTGATTCTTCAGGAAACGCTGCTACTGAAGTAATTAGAACGGTAATAGTCGGACCCGATTTAACTTCTCCTGTAATTACTTTAAATGGAGGAGACATGAATATTTATGATGGATCAACATATATTGACTCAGGAGCCACTGCTTCTGATAATATTGATGGAGATATTACTGGCAGTATAGTGATAGTAGATAATGTTGACGCAAATACAGTTGGAACATATTCAGTCACTTATAATGTTTCCGACATAGCTGGCAATTCAGCTGACGAAGTAGTCAGGATAATAACCGTTTTGCCCGTAGAAGAAGAGCAAGTAATGATTGCTGCCGATATGGATATAAGTTCAAGTTTTCAAGAAATTTTAATTGGCAGTAACGCTCCTGCAACTTCCAATATTAATGTTCCATCCGACGCCACAAACGCAAAATTAAATGTTTCAGCTTTAATGAGTGGCACTGATGTTACCTTACCGACTGGTCTTACTATTAATTCAGAAACAAGTATTGGTGAAGTAAATGTTCAAATTCCGCAAAGCACTTTGATTTCTGGCGAAGCTGGCTGGACAGGCGAAATTAATTTGCCGCAAGTTCAGGAAAATTCCAGCGTAAGCGCTACTCCTGATTCCGGCAATACCGCGACAGTATCATCGGTTATAGAAATAGGTTTTGGCGATACTTTATTGAATTTTGATAAAGCCGTGAGGATAAAAATAACTGGTCAAGCGGGTAAATATGTTGGATATTCGCGCAATGGTGTTTTTACTCCGATTACAAATGTTTGCAGCGCTGACTCGCAAGTCGTTGGCGATGCTTTGGCGGAAGGGAGTGAATGTAAAATAAATGTTGGTTCGGATTTAGTGATTTGGACTAAACACTTTACTAAGTTTGCTACTTATACGCAGACTGCTATACCTGGTAGTGGCGGAGGCGGTGGAGGTGGAGGTGGAGGTGGAGGCGTTTCAGTTATCACACCAACTAATTATTCAGTTAAAATAAATAGTAATGCGACTTCTACTGATAATCGGAATGTGAGATTAACTTTAGCGGCAACTAATGCTGTATCAATGGCAGTTTCCAATGAGCCAACCTTTACGGGTATTAGTTTTGAAACTTATGCCACAACTAAAGACTGGACATTAAGTGAAGGCGTGGGACAAAAAACCGTTTATGTTCGTTTCCGAAGTTCAAGCGGTGTAACGGTGAATACTTCTGTATCTATAAATTTGACTGCTTCTGTCTTGATGCCTTTAACGCCATCTATTGCAAGCAGCGCGTCGCAAGGTCAAGTTTTGGGTGAGCAAAAATTCGCCGAAGGAGCTTTAATTCGAGCCATTGGCGATATTGATGTCTATATTGTTAAATACATAAGCGAAAAACAATTCAAGAGATTGATTTTAAGCCCATCTGTCTTTAATAGTTATCAGCATTTAGAATGGAGCGACATACTTGATATAGAAAAGAGCGTGGTTGATTCTTTCGCCACTTCCGAATTAGTAAGAGCCGTTAATGATGATAAGGTATATAAATTATATCCGAATGGAGATATAGGTGAGAAATGTTGGATTGAAACTAGCGAGGTGTTTATTGAGAATGGTTTTGACTGGGATGCTGTTTATGAAATTAATGCGTTTGATAGAGATTCTTATATCACAGGACAAAATATAAAATAA
- a CDS encoding CAP domain-containing protein, whose protein sequence is MIKNFKKYFIPNKGNSHKPRILRWKVALVILSFILFVEVCFLVQVLWFIPQGNFFASVAPMAIEGFTNQNRLSNNLESLKTNSLLEKAAQLKAEDMATKGYFAHTSPEEGLTPWYWLDKVGYEYVLAGENLAINFVDSQDAINAWMNSPTHKANILNNNFVEIGVGAAKEIYEGKETIFIVQLFGRPVTMTAQSVAVAQEKKQSVPPTVEISNESIVGDSTAVKGEVKNSIMPDDSGFVGLVVRENLSPSIVSRFLSTPRAISNYFYFVLFTILALALLLSIFIKIKIQHPALIVNGVVLLIVISAIIWINQYIVFAQAKII, encoded by the coding sequence ATGATAAAGAATTTTAAGAAATATTTTATTCCGAACAAGGGCAATAGTCACAAGCCGCGCATTTTGAGGTGGAAGGTGGCGTTAGTAATATTGAGTTTTATTTTGTTCGTTGAAGTTTGTTTTTTAGTTCAGGTTCTTTGGTTTATCCCGCAAGGCAATTTTTTTGCTTCAGTCGCGCCTATGGCTATTGAAGGATTTACTAATCAAAACCGTCTAAGTAATAATTTAGAGTCGCTTAAAACTAATTCTTTATTGGAAAAAGCTGCCCAACTTAAGGCAGAAGATATGGCTACCAAGGGCTATTTTGCTCATACTAGCCCCGAAGAAGGTCTGACGCCTTGGTATTGGTTGGATAAGGTTGGTTATGAATATGTTTTGGCTGGTGAAAATTTAGCGATTAATTTCGTGGATTCTCAAGATGCCATTAATGCATGGATGAATTCGCCAACCCACAAGGCTAATATTTTAAATAATAATTTTGTTGAGATTGGCGTTGGCGCGGCCAAAGAGATATATGAAGGCAAGGAGACAATTTTTATTGTTCAGCTTTTCGGTCGCCCGGTAACAATGACTGCTCAATCAGTTGCTGTCGCGCAAGAAAAAAAACAGTCAGTTCCGCCTACCGTAGAGATCTCCAATGAATCGATTGTCGGAGATTCAACTGCTGTCAAAGGAGAAGTAAAAAATTCTATTATGCCCGATGATTCAGGTTTTGTCGGGTTAGTAGTTAGAGAGAATTTGTCGCCGAGTATCGTTAGTCGATTTTTATCAACGCCTCGCGCTATTAGTAATTATTTCTATTTTGTTTTGTTCACTATTTTGGCGTTGGCTTTGTTATTGAGTATTTTCATTAAAATTAAAATTCAGCACCCGGCGTTAATTGTTAATGGCGTTGTTCTGCTTATTGTGATTTCGGCGATAATCTGGATAAATCAATATATTGTTTTTGCGCAGGCGAAGATAATTTAG
- a CDS encoding RNA-binding protein — translation MSKKLYVGGLPYSTTEDTLKEAFEKAGAVDSTAIITDKMSGRSRGFGFVEMTNDEDAPKAIEMWNGKEFEGRNLTVNEARPMEQRPQGQNSYQR, via the coding sequence ATGTCTAAAAAATTATATGTTGGCGGATTGCCTTACAGCACCACCGAAGATACCTTGAAAGAGGCCTTCGAAAAAGCCGGAGCTGTTGATTCAACTGCAATCATCACCGACAAAATGTCAGGCCGTTCCAGAGGTTTCGGTTTCGTCGAAATGACAAACGACGAAGACGCTCCAAAAGCGATCGAAATGTGGAATGGCAAAGAGTTTGAAGGACGCAACCTCACAGTCAATGAGGCTCGCCCGATGGAACAACGTCCTCAAGGACAAAACAGTTACCAAAGATAA
- the uppS gene encoding di-trans,poly-cis-decaprenylcistransferase, translating to MNKKEIKNIPNHIVVVPDGNRRWAKKRGLSPWEGHLEGARNTEKLVEAAFDMDIKCFSLWGSSWANLTERPKAEVKALVKIYERYFRKLIKNKKIYQNGARVNIIGRWREVLPEKCARAADDLIKATKDHSERLLNIFIAYNGTDEMLAAIKDIVKEGRENKGLKITGALLKKHLWSGDLPLVDFLIRTGSGDDPHNSAGFMMWGCANSQLYFAKEFYPDFDEKKFTAAVNDFAKRQRRYGK from the coding sequence ATGAATAAAAAAGAAATCAAAAATATTCCTAATCATATTGTTGTTGTCCCTGATGGCAATCGGCGTTGGGCTAAGAAGCGAGGGTTGTCTCCTTGGGAGGGGCATTTGGAGGGAGCAAGAAATACGGAGAAATTAGTAGAGGCGGCTTTTGATATGGATATTAAATGTTTTTCTTTGTGGGGAAGTTCTTGGGCGAATTTGACCGAGCGGCCTAAGGCGGAAGTGAAGGCGCTTGTGAAAATATATGAACGATATTTTCGCAAATTGATTAAGAATAAGAAAATTTATCAAAATGGCGCGCGCGTTAATATTATCGGACGGTGGCGCGAGGTTTTGCCGGAGAAATGCGCGCGAGCGGCCGATGACTTGATTAAGGCGACCAAAGACCATAGCGAGCGGTTGCTTAATATTTTTATCGCCTATAACGGCACTGATGAAATGTTGGCGGCGATTAAAGATATTGTCAAGGAAGGGCGAGAGAACAAGGGGTTGAAAATTACGGGCGCCTTGCTTAAGAAGCATCTTTGGAGCGGGGATTTGCCGTTGGTTGATTTTTTAATTAGAACGGGGAGCGGGGACGACCCGCATAATAGCGCCGGGTTTATGATGTGGGGTTGCGCTAACAGCCAATTGTATTTCGCGAAGGAATTTTATCCTGATTTTGACGAGAAGAAGTTCACGGCGGCGGTTAATGATTTCGCAAAAAGACAAAGGCGTTATGGAAAATAA
- a CDS encoding polyprenyl synthetase family protein has protein sequence MISQKDKGVMENKNLKLFNEVLGRYRRGIDLEIERFFGRKIKETGLISKSAAETIKVLREFNLRGGKRARPVLVIVGYFLAGGKDKKAILKASLCVELVHNFFLIHDDIIDRDETRRGKPSLYAFYKKKFGGDLHKGISFALIAGDISNVLGCQILTESDFDEKNKTRALGILNKTIEGTCHGEMLEMFLKEKKNISEGEIESVLRHKTAYYSFAAPLKIGAALAGGSARLLEKLERFALPIGVAFQIQDDILGIFGSREKIGKPICSDIRESQPNLLIFKTIAFTKGNPLKKYLGKQEISRGDVVAIRRIVKESGALDYCRAKAEGLIEEAKAIIAKIDMPREEKEFLLGLADFVVRREM, from the coding sequence ATGATTTCGCAAAAAGACAAAGGCGTTATGGAAAATAAAAATTTAAAATTATTTAACGAGGTTTTAGGGAGATATCGGCGGGGGATTGATTTGGAAATTGAAAGATTTTTTGGGCGGAAGATTAAGGAGACAGGACTTATTTCCAAATCGGCGGCGGAGACGATTAAGGTTTTGCGCGAGTTTAATTTAAGGGGCGGCAAGAGAGCGCGCCCTGTTTTAGTTATCGTTGGATATTTTTTGGCGGGCGGGAAGGATAAAAAAGCGATTTTGAAAGCGTCGCTCTGCGTGGAGTTGGTTCACAATTTCTTTTTAATTCATGATGACATTATTGACCGAGACGAAACAAGGCGCGGGAAGCCGTCTCTTTACGCTTTTTACAAAAAGAAATTTGGCGGCGATTTGCATAAGGGGATTTCTTTCGCTCTGATAGCGGGCGATATTAGCAATGTTTTGGGATGTCAGATTTTGACGGAAAGTGATTTTGACGAAAAAAATAAAACGCGGGCGTTGGGTATTTTAAATAAAACAATTGAGGGGACTTGTCATGGGGAAATGCTGGAAATGTTTTTGAAAGAGAAAAAGAATATAAGCGAGGGTGAGATAGAAAGTGTTTTAAGGCATAAGACGGCATATTATTCTTTTGCCGCTCCGCTTAAAATAGGCGCGGCTTTGGCGGGAGGGAGCGCGCGGCTTTTAGAGAAGTTGGAGCGGTTTGCTTTGCCAATTGGCGTCGCTTTTCAAATTCAAGATGATATTTTAGGAATTTTTGGCTCGCGGGAGAAAATAGGCAAGCCGATTTGTTCAGACATCAGGGAGAGCCAGCCAAATCTTTTAATTTTTAAAACGATCGCTTTTACAAAGGGAAACCCTTTAAAGAAATATTTGGGCAAGCAGGAAATTAGCCGGGGTGATGTTGTCGCGATAAGGCGGATAGTTAAGGAGAGTGGCGCTTTGGATTATTGTCGCGCGAAGGCGGAGGGATTGATTGAAGAGGCAAAAGCGATAATCGCGAAGATTGATATGCCGCGCGAGGAGAAAGAGTTTCTTTTAGGGCTGGCGGATTTTGTAGTAAGAAGGGAGATGTAG
- the pcm gene encoding protein-L-isoaspartate O-methyltransferase, whose protein sequence is MEKLINQLIRDGYLKTPGIIDAFREIRRADFVPAEIIREQGEDFVNEYNAPLSIGFDQTISQPLTVAFMLELLQPEEGHNVLDVGSGSGWQTALLCQIVGAKGFVNAIEFIPKLKKFGENNIKKYNFNNVKFTCGDGSKGLGEKAPFDRIIAAASGKKIPQAWKEQLKIGGRLVAPVENSIWLLVKKSARKFEEKEYPGFAFVPLVTGK, encoded by the coding sequence ATGGAAAAACTGATTAACCAACTTATTCGAGACGGGTATCTAAAAACCCCTGGGATTATTGACGCTTTTCGGGAGATTCGACGAGCTGATTTTGTTCCCGCGGAGATTATTAGGGAGCAGGGTGAGGATTTTGTGAATGAATATAACGCGCCTTTGTCAATTGGTTTTGACCAGACGATTTCTCAACCGCTGACAGTCGCTTTTATGTTAGAATTGCTTCAGCCAGAGGAGGGACATAATGTTTTGGATGTTGGTTCAGGTTCGGGATGGCAGACGGCTTTGCTTTGTCAAATTGTCGGCGCTAAGGGATTTGTGAACGCGATTGAGTTTATTCCCAAATTAAAAAAGTTTGGAGAAAACAATATTAAGAAGTATAATTTTAATAATGTTAAGTTTACTTGCGGCGACGGCTCAAAGGGGCTGGGAGAGAAAGCGCCTTTTGATAGAATTATCGCCGCCGCTTCAGGGAAGAAGATACCGCAGGCCTGGAAAGAGCAATTGAAAATTGGTGGGCGATTGGTGGCGCCGGTTGAAAATAGCATTTGGCTTTTGGTTAAAAAAAGCGCGAGGAAGTTTGAAGAGAAGGAATATCCGGGATTTGCTTTTGTCCCTTTGGTGACAGGGAAATGA
- the mltG gene encoding endolytic transglycosylase MltG has translation MSTRFFLSSVLLIFVLGGLFLALVGFQFNIPLEREPTEQGFVVKKGDSLRMIAADLENEGLIRDKIWFVGYVLYQGWAAKLQAGQYILSPSLNIKQIAEKMAKGEAISQDVEITIPEGFTLKKIDARLAKAGLIEAGELIIYPKLEGYLFPDTYRFNVASELRDIVYKMKDNFDKKLDNSLRAEIKKQGKTVEEVVIMASILEKEVRTDRDRRIASGIFWRRLGNNYPLQSCATIAYILDEDKWRYSTEDTKVDSPYNSYQNVGLPKGPICNPGLSAIRAAINPQENDYNFFLSKPDGETVFSKTLDEHNMNKAKWLE, from the coding sequence ATGAGTACTAGGTTTTTTTTATCATCTGTTCTTTTGATATTCGTTTTGGGCGGATTGTTTTTGGCTTTGGTTGGTTTTCAATTTAATATTCCTCTTGAGAGAGAGCCAACGGAGCAGGGGTTTGTTGTTAAAAAAGGGGATAGTTTAAGGATGATTGCCGCTGATTTGGAAAATGAGGGTTTGATTAGGGACAAGATTTGGTTTGTTGGTTATGTTCTTTATCAGGGCTGGGCGGCTAAATTACAGGCGGGACAATATATTTTGAGCCCTTCTTTAAATATTAAACAAATCGCCGAGAAAATGGCGAAGGGAGAGGCGATTTCGCAAGATGTTGAAATTACTATTCCCGAGGGATTTACTTTGAAAAAAATAGACGCGCGTTTGGCAAAGGCAGGTCTGATTGAGGCGGGCGAACTTATAATATATCCAAAGTTAGAGGGGTATTTGTTTCCGGATACTTATCGTTTTAATGTCGCGAGCGAGTTGAGGGATATTGTTTACAAAATGAAGGATAATTTTGATAAGAAGTTGGATAATAGTTTACGGGCTGAAATCAAGAAGCAAGGGAAAACGGTTGAGGAAGTTGTGATTATGGCGAGCATCCTTGAGAAAGAAGTGAGAACTGACCGAGATAGACGAATTGCTTCGGGGATTTTTTGGAGGCGGCTCGGAAACAATTATCCTTTGCAGTCCTGCGCGACAATCGCCTATATTTTAGACGAGGATAAGTGGCGTTATTCCACGGAGGATACAAAAGTTGATTCGCCGTATAATTCGTATCAGAATGTCGGTTTGCCGAAGGGGCCGATTTGCAACCCGGGGCTTTCGGCGATTCGCGCCGCGATTAACCCGCAGGAGAATGATTATAATTTCTTTTTATCAAAGCCAGACGGAGAAACGGTTTTTAGCAAGACATTGGATGAGCATAATATGAATAAGGCGAAGTGGTTGGAGTAA